In Isoptericola jiangsuensis, the following proteins share a genomic window:
- a CDS encoding purine-nucleoside phosphorylase: protein MSTDAPTTADLDDPTTDPFDVARAAADHIATATGVSGHDVALVLGSGWGGAAELVGEVVAEIPTHEIPGFSRPSVDGHVATTRSIRVERPDGSTRHALVIGSRTHLYEGKGVRRVAHGVRTAAATGCSAVVLTNGCGGLHISWRPGQPVLLKDHLNLTARSPLEGATFVDLTDLYSPRLRDVARSVDPELPEGVYAQFPGPHYETPAEVRMAGIMGADLVGMSTTLEAIAARHCGMEVLGISLVTNLAAGISPEPLSHAEVLEAGQAAGPRISDLLARIVRAI from the coding sequence ATGAGCACCGACGCCCCCACGACCGCTGATCTCGACGACCCGACGACGGACCCGTTCGACGTCGCCCGCGCCGCCGCGGACCACATCGCCACCGCCACCGGGGTGTCCGGTCACGACGTGGCCCTCGTCCTCGGTTCCGGCTGGGGCGGCGCCGCCGAGCTCGTGGGCGAGGTCGTCGCCGAGATCCCGACCCACGAGATCCCGGGCTTCTCGCGCCCGTCGGTGGACGGTCACGTCGCGACGACGCGGTCGATCCGGGTCGAGCGGCCCGACGGCTCCACGCGCCACGCGCTGGTCATCGGCAGCCGCACCCACCTCTACGAGGGCAAGGGTGTGCGCCGGGTGGCGCACGGCGTGCGCACGGCCGCCGCGACGGGCTGCAGCGCCGTCGTGCTGACGAACGGCTGTGGCGGACTCCACATCTCCTGGCGTCCCGGACAGCCGGTGCTGCTGAAGGACCACCTCAACCTCACGGCGCGCTCCCCGCTGGAGGGCGCGACGTTCGTCGACCTGACGGACCTGTACTCGCCGCGGCTGCGGGACGTGGCCCGGTCGGTCGACCCGGAGCTGCCGGAGGGCGTGTACGCGCAGTTCCCCGGCCCGCACTACGAGACCCCGGCCGAGGTGCGGATGGCGGGGATCATGGGCGCCGACCTGGTGGGGATGTCGACGACGCTGGAGGCCATCGCGGCCCGGCACTGCGGCATGGAGGTGCTGGGGATCTCGCTGGTGACGAACCTCGCGGCGGGGATCAGCCCCGAGCCGCTGTCCCACGCCGAGGTGCTCGAGGCGGGTCAGGCCGCCGGTCCGCGCATCAGCGATCTGCTGGCCCGGATCGTCCGGGCGATCTGA
- a CDS encoding NUDIX domain-containing protein, whose product MPSPIPPRDAIHRHPGDGWVECGDHRHWGLHGAAGLFLVRRALDADGVPRVTDVVLQHRAAWSHEGGTWGVPGGAVAPHESPEAGALREAAEEAGVDPATVRVLGEHLLDHGPWSYTTVVAEVAPDADVVPAATDSESIEVRWVPVDRIPALPLHPGFADALPHLLAVASAA is encoded by the coding sequence GTGCCAAGTCCAATTCCGCCGCGGGACGCGATCCACCGGCACCCCGGTGACGGTTGGGTGGAGTGCGGCGACCACCGCCACTGGGGTCTGCACGGCGCGGCCGGGCTGTTCCTCGTGCGGCGCGCGCTCGACGCGGACGGCGTGCCGCGGGTGACCGACGTGGTGCTGCAGCACCGCGCGGCGTGGTCCCACGAGGGCGGCACGTGGGGCGTCCCGGGCGGCGCGGTGGCGCCGCACGAGTCCCCCGAGGCGGGCGCCCTGCGGGAGGCGGCGGAGGAGGCCGGCGTCGACCCGGCCACCGTGCGGGTGCTGGGCGAGCACCTGCTCGACCACGGACCCTGGTCGTACACGACCGTCGTGGCGGAGGTCGCGCCGGACGCGGACGTGGTGCCGGCGGCCACCGACTCCGAGAGCATCGAGGTGCGCTGGGTGCCGGTGGACCGGATCCCCGCGCTGCCCCTGCACCCCGGCTTCGCGGACGCCCTGCCGCACCTGCTCGCGGTAGCCTCGGCGGCGTGA
- a CDS encoding siderophore-interacting protein codes for METSTQPTDRPGPSRRGTPHRATVTAVRRLTQHTVRVTLGGPEIAALDAGVHTDRYLKLVLGPPPVEGARPVVRTYTIRAVRDGEWDVDLVVHGDAGLGGPWAARVQPGEEVTFLGPGGGYAPDPEAPWHLLVGDDSALPAIAAAVESLPAGARAVAFVEVPGPGDEQPLGTAADVTVVWVHRGTADLADVVAAAHAAGDLPAGVPHAFLHGEAGCVRTLRRWARAELGVGTDRLSASGYWRLGHDDEAWRAAKRDWNAAVEQDDATLRPSGGSDERAGFVPHPTG; via the coding sequence ATGGAGACCTCGACGCAGCCGACCGACCGCCCGGGCCCGTCCCGGCGGGGCACGCCCCACCGCGCGACGGTCACCGCGGTGCGCCGGCTCACCCAGCACACCGTGCGCGTGACCCTCGGCGGGCCGGAGATCGCCGCGCTCGACGCCGGCGTGCACACCGACCGGTACCTCAAGCTCGTCCTCGGGCCGCCGCCGGTCGAGGGCGCCCGGCCCGTGGTCCGCACCTACACGATCCGCGCGGTGCGCGACGGTGAGTGGGACGTCGACCTCGTCGTCCACGGTGACGCCGGGCTCGGCGGCCCCTGGGCCGCTCGTGTGCAGCCGGGGGAGGAGGTCACGTTCCTCGGTCCGGGCGGCGGGTACGCGCCCGACCCCGAGGCGCCCTGGCACCTGCTCGTCGGCGACGACTCCGCCCTGCCCGCCATCGCCGCGGCCGTCGAGTCCCTGCCCGCCGGCGCGCGGGCCGTCGCGTTCGTCGAGGTACCCGGCCCCGGGGACGAGCAGCCCCTCGGGACCGCCGCCGACGTCACCGTCGTGTGGGTGCACCGCGGCACCGCGGACCTGGCGGACGTCGTCGCCGCCGCGCACGCCGCCGGCGACCTCCCCGCCGGCGTCCCGCACGCGTTCCTGCACGGCGAGGCCGGGTGCGTGCGCACCCTGCGGCGCTGGGCGCGCGCCGAGCTCGGCGTCGGCACGGACCGGCTCTCGGCGTCGGGCTACTGGCGGCTCGGGCACGACGACGAGGCGTGGCGCGCCGCGAAGCGCGACTGGAACGCCGCCGTCGAGCAGGACGACGCCACCCTCCGACCCTCCGGTGGCAGCGACGAGCGTGCTGGCTTCGTACCTCATCCCACAGGATGA
- a CDS encoding endonuclease/exonuclease/phosphatase family protein, producing the protein MNPASRARSELFLLALVTGLVAELVRASGPLLDRAFAQGVTTAATVALVTYVAPAVVVAALTVGRRVSGRVVLLAVALLVAARVALQVLGAQVAAVDLAPGAGEARAWLGLATVALGLGVLVVVAAFVSAPADEPTARDQPPSEPGTDTPAARGSLVARGVTYGLLGSAAVHLLLGTWDAVWRADAAAWVVVGVLSAGTLATAWLLRGRPAGPCTRSLWVLGPYVALGVQVFANPAFVASDANLPLPVAGAALAVATLATGAALSLLRPLAGPLAAAVVLVLGVWVLFLAAPPGPVAAWLLLAVATALPAAGARAVAPLWSQPARVHGTAWLTGTAAAVGLGTALPLLVYQLDYDVPLPFPNGLAPVVAALAVALPAVVQARRGVTVPAPGGAVLCGAVAAVAVAGTVVVALPGTAGDDPDVDAGAVRVLSWNVHYGVSADPSVRLDEMVDVIASADPEVVVLQEVSRGWVLGGGGDMASALARATGRELAWAPAADRQFGNALLWDPDRADVTDVAVVELPYGAGPQRRSALAATVTVHAAPRAVPFRLVTTHLQHREENHATRLAQLDAIFAAEPVDGPYVLAGDLNAEPGWAEIAAITDEGLVSAQDAVGDPAALTSPAVVPRYRVDWVFSGPDVPATSSEVIDVVDSDHRPLLVTLDLP; encoded by the coding sequence GTGAACCCGGCGTCGCGCGCACGCTCCGAGCTGTTCCTGCTCGCGCTCGTCACGGGCCTCGTCGCGGAGCTCGTGCGGGCGAGCGGCCCGCTGCTGGACCGCGCGTTCGCCCAGGGGGTGACGACGGCCGCCACGGTCGCGCTCGTCACCTACGTCGCCCCCGCGGTCGTGGTGGCGGCGCTGACGGTCGGACGGCGGGTCTCCGGCCGGGTGGTGCTGCTCGCGGTGGCGCTGCTGGTCGCGGCACGGGTCGCCCTGCAGGTGCTCGGCGCGCAGGTCGCGGCCGTCGACCTCGCCCCCGGTGCGGGCGAGGCCCGGGCCTGGCTCGGGCTGGCGACGGTCGCGCTCGGGCTCGGCGTGCTGGTCGTCGTGGCCGCGTTCGTCTCGGCCCCCGCGGACGAGCCGACGGCGCGCGACCAGCCGCCGTCCGAGCCCGGGACCGACACCCCCGCGGCCCGCGGCTCGCTCGTCGCCCGCGGTGTCACGTACGGACTGCTCGGGTCGGCGGCCGTCCACCTGCTGCTCGGCACCTGGGACGCCGTCTGGCGCGCCGACGCGGCGGCGTGGGTCGTCGTCGGCGTGCTGTCCGCCGGGACGCTCGCCACGGCCTGGCTGCTGCGCGGCCGCCCCGCCGGACCCTGCACGCGCAGCCTGTGGGTGCTGGGCCCCTACGTGGCCCTCGGCGTGCAGGTGTTCGCCAATCCCGCGTTCGTCGCCTCCGACGCGAACCTCCCGCTCCCCGTCGCCGGCGCCGCGCTGGCCGTCGCGACCCTCGCCACCGGCGCCGCCCTGTCCCTCCTGCGGCCGCTGGCCGGCCCCCTCGCCGCGGCCGTCGTCCTGGTCCTCGGCGTGTGGGTGCTGTTCCTCGCCGCCCCGCCCGGCCCGGTCGCGGCGTGGCTGCTGCTGGCCGTCGCGACGGCGCTGCCCGCCGCCGGGGCCCGCGCCGTGGCACCGCTGTGGTCGCAGCCGGCGCGGGTCCACGGCACGGCATGGCTGACGGGCACCGCCGCGGCGGTCGGGCTCGGCACCGCGCTGCCGCTGCTGGTCTACCAGCTCGACTACGACGTGCCCCTGCCGTTCCCGAACGGCCTCGCCCCGGTCGTGGCGGCCCTCGCCGTGGCGCTGCCCGCGGTGGTGCAGGCACGTCGAGGGGTCACCGTCCCGGCCCCCGGCGGCGCGGTACTGTGCGGTGCGGTCGCGGCGGTCGCCGTCGCGGGGACGGTCGTGGTGGCCCTCCCGGGCACGGCCGGGGACGACCCGGACGTGGACGCCGGAGCGGTCCGGGTGCTGTCCTGGAACGTGCACTACGGCGTCAGCGCGGACCCGTCGGTGCGCCTGGACGAGATGGTCGACGTCATCGCCTCGGCCGACCCCGAGGTCGTCGTGCTCCAGGAGGTCTCGCGCGGCTGGGTGCTGGGCGGCGGCGGCGACATGGCGTCGGCGCTGGCGCGCGCGACCGGCCGGGAGCTCGCCTGGGCGCCCGCGGCGGACCGGCAGTTCGGCAACGCGCTGCTGTGGGACCCGGACCGCGCGGACGTCACGGACGTCGCCGTCGTCGAGCTGCCGTACGGCGCCGGACCGCAGCGCCGCTCCGCCCTCGCGGCGACCGTCACCGTGCACGCCGCCCCGCGGGCCGTGCCGTTCCGGCTCGTCACCACGCACCTGCAGCACCGCGAGGAGAACCACGCGACCCGGCTCGCGCAGCTCGACGCGATCTTCGCCGCGGAGCCCGTCGACGGACCGTACGTGCTGGCGGGCGACCTCAACGCCGAGCCGGGCTGGGCCGAGATCGCCGCGATCACCGACGAGGGTCTGGTCAGCGCGCAGGACGCCGTCGGCGACCCCGCCGCGCTCACGTCCCCGGCCGTCGTGCCCCGCTACCGCGTCGACTGGGTGTTCTCGGGCCCCGACGTCCCGGCGACGTCGTCCGAGGTGATCGACGTCGTGGACTCCGACCACCGGCCGCTGCTCGTCACGCTCGACCTGCCCTGA
- a CDS encoding adenosine deaminase, with protein sequence MTQALLDAIPDLPKVLLHDHLDGGLRPQTVLELAAAVGHELPARDAEALGDWFQAAADSGSLPRYLETFDHTIAVMQTPEALARVAKEAVLDLAADGVVYAEQRWAPEQHLRRGMTLPETVEAVQAGIDAGVREAAAAGRTIRVGQLVTAMRHADRWQEIAELAVAYRDAGVVGFDIAGAEDGFAPDRHAGVWKFLAEQNFPTTIHAGEAAGVGSIAQAVHLGQADRLGHGVRLMEDVQLSEHDRTAELGPLAHWVRDHQIVLEVCPVSNLQTDAAPGVTTIADHPITRLKELDFAVTLNTDNRLMSRTSMSHEMRLLVAEAGWTIDDLADVTLTAAWSAFMHHDERRALVDDVILPGYQKIEGALR encoded by the coding sequence ATGACGCAAGCCCTCCTGGACGCGATCCCCGACCTGCCGAAGGTCCTCCTGCACGACCACCTCGACGGCGGCCTGCGCCCGCAGACCGTCCTCGAGCTCGCCGCCGCCGTGGGGCACGAGCTGCCCGCCCGGGACGCCGAGGCCCTGGGCGACTGGTTCCAGGCCGCCGCGGACTCCGGCTCCCTGCCGCGGTACCTGGAGACGTTCGACCACACCATCGCGGTCATGCAGACGCCCGAGGCGCTGGCCCGCGTCGCGAAGGAGGCCGTGCTCGACCTGGCCGCGGACGGCGTGGTCTACGCCGAGCAGCGCTGGGCGCCCGAGCAGCACCTCCGGCGCGGCATGACGCTGCCCGAGACCGTGGAGGCCGTGCAGGCGGGCATCGACGCGGGCGTGCGCGAGGCCGCCGCGGCGGGCCGCACCATCCGCGTCGGGCAGCTCGTCACGGCGATGCGTCACGCGGACCGCTGGCAGGAGATCGCCGAGCTCGCCGTCGCGTACCGCGACGCGGGCGTCGTCGGCTTCGACATCGCGGGTGCCGAGGACGGGTTCGCCCCCGACCGGCACGCCGGGGTGTGGAAGTTCCTGGCCGAGCAGAACTTCCCCACGACCATCCACGCCGGCGAGGCCGCGGGCGTGGGGTCCATCGCGCAGGCCGTCCACCTCGGCCAGGCGGACCGCCTCGGGCACGGCGTGCGGCTCATGGAGGACGTGCAGCTCTCGGAGCACGACCGCACCGCCGAGCTCGGGCCGCTCGCGCACTGGGTGCGCGACCACCAGATCGTCCTCGAGGTGTGCCCGGTGTCGAACCTGCAGACCGACGCCGCGCCCGGCGTGACGACGATCGCGGACCACCCGATCACGCGCCTCAAGGAGCTCGACTTCGCGGTCACGCTCAACACGGACAACCGCCTCATGTCGCGCACGTCGATGTCGCACGAGATGCGCCTCCTCGTCGCCGAGGCGGGCTGGACGATCGACGACCTCGCCGACGTCACCCTGACGGCCGCGTGGAGCGCGTTCATGCACCACGACGAGCGTCGCGCCCTCGTGGACGACGTCATCCTGCCCGGGTACCAGAAGATCGAGGGGGCGCTGCGATGA
- a CDS encoding phospho-sugar mutase: protein MPESLESLLARVETWIRHDVDDRDADELTRLVARASADDGERHPRALAELRDRFDGTLQFGTAGLRGAMAAGPNRMNRAVVTRAAAGLGAYLAATLGPGSGPRVVVGYDARHRSADFAHDTAAVLAAAGAEVLLLPAPLPTPVLAFAVRRFEADAGVMVTASHNPAADNGYKVYLGGRVEPGAGQGAQIVPPHDAGIAERIAAVGPADEVPRAEGGWTVLGTDVVEAYLASLVPLRTAAGEAAAALRVVTTSLHGVGGRVLARALADAGFTHVTPVEEQVAPDPDFPSVAFPNPEETGAIDLALGVAQDWGADLVIANDPDADRCAVAVRDVTLGTHLGVETARSSGWRMLHGDEVGMLLGAEAVAGAVARPGATVASSVVSSRALGRIAADAGVGHVTTLTGFKWISRTPQLVFGYEEALGYCVDPATVRDKDGISAAVVVAGLAARLKAEGHTLVDALDDVARAHGLYVTDQLSARFDDLDQIPETMARLRSAPPATLGGSPVHTVVDLSAGYDGLPPTDGMLLLAEDHTRVIVRPSGTEPKVKCYLEVVTPVAVDASALDVGHARVAARERLAGLKKELSAALGL from the coding sequence ATGCCCGAGTCCCTGGAGTCCCTGCTGGCGCGCGTCGAGACCTGGATCAGGCACGACGTCGACGACCGTGACGCCGACGAGCTGACGCGGCTCGTGGCGCGGGCGAGCGCCGACGACGGCGAGCGTCACCCGCGGGCGCTGGCCGAGCTGCGCGACCGGTTCGACGGCACCCTGCAGTTCGGCACGGCGGGCCTGCGCGGCGCGATGGCGGCCGGGCCGAACCGGATGAACCGCGCCGTGGTGACCCGGGCGGCGGCGGGCCTGGGCGCGTACCTCGCGGCGACGCTCGGGCCCGGCTCGGGCCCGCGGGTCGTGGTGGGCTACGACGCCCGGCACCGCTCGGCGGACTTCGCGCACGACACGGCGGCGGTCCTCGCCGCGGCCGGCGCGGAGGTGCTGCTCCTGCCCGCCCCGCTGCCCACCCCGGTGCTGGCGTTCGCGGTCCGGCGGTTCGAGGCCGACGCCGGGGTCATGGTGACCGCGAGCCACAACCCGGCCGCGGACAACGGCTACAAGGTGTACCTCGGCGGGCGGGTCGAGCCGGGCGCCGGGCAAGGTGCGCAGATCGTGCCGCCGCACGACGCCGGGATCGCGGAGCGGATCGCGGCGGTCGGGCCCGCCGACGAGGTGCCGCGCGCCGAGGGCGGCTGGACGGTGCTCGGCACGGACGTCGTGGAGGCCTACCTCGCGTCCCTGGTGCCGCTGCGCACGGCCGCGGGTGAGGCCGCCGCCGCGCTGCGCGTCGTGACGACGTCGCTGCACGGCGTCGGTGGCCGCGTGCTGGCGCGAGCCCTGGCCGACGCCGGGTTCACGCACGTCACCCCGGTGGAGGAGCAGGTCGCCCCCGACCCCGACTTCCCGTCGGTGGCGTTCCCCAACCCCGAGGAGACGGGGGCGATCGACCTCGCCCTCGGGGTGGCGCAGGACTGGGGCGCGGACCTCGTCATCGCCAACGACCCGGACGCCGACCGCTGCGCCGTCGCGGTGCGCGACGTGACGCTCGGTACGCACCTGGGCGTCGAGACGGCCCGCTCCAGCGGGTGGCGCATGCTGCACGGCGACGAGGTCGGGATGCTGCTCGGCGCGGAGGCGGTGGCCGGTGCGGTCGCCCGCCCCGGGGCGACCGTCGCGAGCTCGGTCGTGTCGTCGCGGGCGCTCGGCCGGATCGCGGCCGACGCGGGCGTCGGGCACGTCACCACCCTGACGGGCTTCAAGTGGATCTCCCGCACGCCGCAGCTGGTGTTCGGCTACGAGGAGGCCCTCGGGTACTGCGTGGACCCGGCCACCGTTCGGGACAAGGACGGCATCAGCGCCGCCGTCGTCGTGGCCGGCCTCGCCGCCCGCCTCAAGGCGGAGGGCCACACCCTCGTGGACGCCCTCGACGACGTGGCGCGCGCCCACGGGCTGTACGTCACCGACCAGCTCTCCGCCCGGTTCGACGACCTCGACCAGATCCCGGAGACCATGGCGCGGCTGCGCTCCGCTCCCCCGGCGACGCTCGGCGGGTCGCCCGTGCACACCGTGGTGGACCTGTCCGCCGGGTACGACGGCCTGCCGCCCACCGACGGCATGCTGCTGCTCGCCGAGGACCACACCCGCGTCATCGTGCGCCCGTCCGGGACCGAGCCCAAGGTGAAGTGCTACCTGGAGGTCGTCACCCCCGTGGCGGTGGACGCCTCCGCCCTGGACGTGGGGCACGCCCGCGTCGCGGCCCGGGAGCGGCTGGCGGGCCTGAAGAAGGAGCTGTCGGCGGCGCTGGGCCTCTGA
- a CDS encoding ABC transporter ATP-binding protein → MTALVEVSAASRTHGTVEVLAPTSLRLHAGQGAAVVGPNGAGKSTLLRLVAGTDTPTSGRVEVLGLPAAEARRRRRAQVARLLGAAPTYPDLTVAEHLRLVRVAWGGHHPGPDVDDALAGAHLDRVRDQYPGELSSGESQLFALALTLYRPAAVVLLDEPEQRLDAAWRDVARQLVLAALDQGRAVLAATHDPGLRDALADHGPVVELAAPAR, encoded by the coding sequence GTGACAGCGCTCGTCGAGGTCTCCGCCGCCAGCCGCACCCACGGCACCGTCGAGGTGCTCGCCCCGACGTCGCTGCGCCTGCACGCCGGGCAGGGCGCCGCCGTCGTCGGCCCCAACGGCGCGGGCAAGTCCACCCTGCTGCGGCTGGTCGCCGGGACCGACACCCCGACCTCCGGACGGGTGGAGGTCCTCGGACTGCCCGCCGCCGAGGCCCGGCGGAGGCGCCGAGCGCAGGTCGCGCGCCTGCTCGGCGCCGCGCCCACCTACCCCGACCTCACCGTCGCCGAGCACCTGCGGCTCGTGCGGGTCGCGTGGGGCGGGCACCACCCCGGGCCGGACGTCGACGACGCCCTCGCGGGCGCCCACCTCGACCGGGTGCGCGACCAGTACCCGGGCGAGCTGTCGTCGGGGGAGTCGCAGCTCTTCGCCCTGGCCCTCACCCTCTACCGGCCGGCCGCGGTCGTGCTCCTCGACGAGCCCGAGCAGCGGCTCGACGCCGCCTGGCGGGACGTCGCACGGCAGCTCGTCCTCGCCGCCCTCGACCAGGGCCGGGCCGTCCTCGCCGCCACCCACGACCCCGGCCTGCGCGACGCTCTCGCCGACCACGGTCCTGTCGTCGAGCTCGCCGCCCCCGCCCGATGA
- a CDS encoding NAD(P)H-quinone dehydrogenase, with amino-acid sequence MPEQNAALAGPNQSVVVLGGGPGGYEAALVARRAGAAVTVVERAGLGGAAVLTDVVPSKTLIATAEWLTIAESAPELGIRTGAAPVSPTDGQQARRALVDLEAVNTRVLALAAAQSADVRGRLEREGVVVVDGSGRLDGPGRVVATPSDGGPEVSFDADIVLVATGATPRTLATAEPDGERILTWTQLYDLDELPERLIVVGSGVTGAEFAGAYLALGSDVVLVSSRDRVLPGEDEDAAELLEGVFRSRGMTVMSRSRAAAAERTADGVVVTLTDGRTVEGSHVLIAVGGVPNTAGIGLEEAGVRLTESGHIAVDKVSRTSVRGVYAAGDCTGVLPLASVAATQGRVAMAHALGDAVVPLHLGNVAANIFTAPEIATVGYSEQGLRTQGSRYVTTTLPLARNPRAKMHGVHDGFVKLFAHPEAGVVLGGVVVGPRASELIFPVTLAVSHRLTVDDVAEAFTVYPSLTGTIGEAARVLHGQLTPR; translated from the coding sequence GTGCCTGAGCAGAACGCAGCCCTCGCCGGTCCCAACCAGAGCGTCGTCGTCCTCGGTGGTGGCCCCGGCGGCTACGAGGCCGCGCTGGTGGCGCGCCGTGCCGGCGCCGCCGTGACGGTGGTCGAGCGTGCCGGTCTGGGCGGCGCGGCCGTCCTCACCGACGTCGTCCCGTCGAAGACCCTCATCGCGACCGCGGAGTGGCTCACCATCGCCGAGTCCGCGCCCGAGCTCGGCATCCGCACGGGCGCCGCCCCGGTGTCCCCGACGGACGGCCAGCAGGCCCGCCGCGCGCTCGTCGACCTGGAGGCCGTCAACACGCGCGTGCTCGCGCTCGCGGCCGCGCAGTCGGCCGACGTCCGGGGGCGGCTGGAGCGCGAGGGCGTCGTCGTCGTCGACGGGTCGGGACGCCTCGACGGTCCGGGCCGCGTGGTCGCGACGCCGTCCGACGGAGGCCCGGAGGTCTCGTTCGACGCCGACATCGTGCTGGTCGCCACCGGGGCGACGCCGCGCACGCTCGCCACGGCGGAGCCGGACGGCGAGCGCATCCTCACCTGGACCCAGCTCTACGACCTCGACGAGCTGCCGGAGCGGCTGATCGTCGTCGGGTCGGGTGTCACCGGCGCCGAGTTCGCGGGCGCCTACCTGGCGCTCGGCTCCGACGTCGTGCTCGTCTCCTCGCGCGACCGCGTGCTCCCCGGCGAGGACGAGGACGCCGCCGAGCTGCTCGAGGGCGTGTTCCGGTCCCGCGGGATGACGGTCATGTCCCGCTCGCGCGCCGCGGCCGCGGAGCGCACCGCCGACGGCGTGGTCGTCACCCTCACCGACGGCCGGACCGTCGAGGGGTCCCACGTCCTCATCGCGGTCGGCGGCGTGCCCAACACCGCGGGCATCGGCCTGGAGGAGGCGGGCGTCCGTCTCACGGAGTCCGGGCACATCGCCGTCGACAAGGTGTCCCGCACGTCCGTGCGCGGCGTGTACGCCGCCGGTGACTGCACCGGCGTGCTGCCGCTCGCCTCGGTCGCGGCCACGCAGGGTCGCGTCGCGATGGCGCACGCCCTCGGCGACGCCGTCGTGCCGCTGCACCTGGGCAACGTCGCCGCGAACATCTTCACCGCGCCCGAGATCGCGACCGTCGGCTACTCCGAGCAGGGCCTGCGTACGCAGGGCTCCCGCTACGTCACCACCACGCTGCCGCTGGCCCGCAACCCGCGCGCCAAGATGCACGGCGTGCACGACGGGTTCGTCAAGCTGTTCGCCCACCCGGAGGCGGGGGTCGTGCTCGGCGGCGTCGTCGTCGGGCCGCGCGCCAGCGAGCTGATCTTCCCCGTGACCCTCGCCGTGTCCCACCGCCTCACCGTCGACGACGTCGCCGAGGCGTTCACCGTCTACCCGTCCCTGACGGGCACCATCGGCGAGGCCGCGCGCGTCCTGCACGGCCAGCTCACCCCGCGCTGA
- the deoC gene encoding deoxyribose-phosphate aldolase — MSEAQVPTTAAELAAYVDHTLLKPEATAADVTALVEEGAALGVFSVCVSPTFVAHAVETAAGRLAVATVCGFPSGKHASDIKAAEAARSVLDGADEVDMVIDVGAAKAGGFDLVQADVAAVRAAVPADKVLKVIIESAALTDDEIVAVCRAAEAAGADFVKTSTGFHPTGGASVHAVELMAATVGGRLGVKASGGVRTLADAQAMIAAGATRLGLSGTAAVLAGFAGAAAAADGDAEGGY, encoded by the coding sequence ATGAGCGAGGCCCAGGTGCCGACGACGGCCGCGGAGCTCGCGGCGTACGTCGACCACACGCTGCTCAAGCCGGAGGCGACCGCCGCGGACGTCACCGCGCTCGTCGAGGAGGGCGCCGCGCTCGGGGTCTTCTCGGTGTGCGTGTCGCCGACGTTCGTCGCGCACGCCGTCGAGACGGCGGCCGGACGCCTGGCCGTCGCCACGGTGTGCGGCTTCCCGTCGGGCAAGCACGCGAGCGACATCAAGGCGGCCGAGGCGGCCCGCTCCGTGCTCGACGGCGCGGACGAGGTCGACATGGTGATCGACGTCGGCGCGGCCAAGGCCGGCGGCTTCGACCTCGTGCAGGCCGACGTCGCCGCCGTGCGTGCCGCCGTGCCGGCGGACAAGGTCCTCAAGGTCATCATCGAGTCCGCGGCGCTGACCGACGACGAGATCGTCGCGGTCTGCCGCGCGGCCGAGGCCGCGGGCGCCGACTTCGTCAAGACGTCCACCGGGTTCCACCCCACGGGTGGCGCGTCCGTGCACGCCGTCGAGCTGATGGCGGCGACCGTCGGCGGGCGGCTCGGCGTCAAGGCGTCGGGCGGGGTGCGCACCCTGGCCGACGCCCAGGCGATGATCGCCGCCGGCGCGACCCGCCTCGGGCTGTCCGGCACCGCCGCGGTGCTCGCCGGGTTCGCGGGCGCTGCGGCGGCCGCCGACGGTGACGCGGAGGGCGGCTACTGA